Within Spinacia oleracea cultivar Varoflay chromosome 4, BTI_SOV_V1, whole genome shotgun sequence, the genomic segment AATTTTGCAGAATGCGGTGGTTTTCCAAACATACGCACTCCTATCACGGGCGTGTGACAAATCCGTTGATGATCCAAGAGAACCTCCTTCGTACAAAGGAGTAGCCTTAGGCGGAGTTGGCACCGGTGCACTTCAAAGTCTTATACTAAGTCCCGTTGAGCTCCTAAAAATCCGTCTTCAGTTAAAGCAAACTACCAATGTGGGACCGAGTACTAAAAACGGTCCAACAAAGTTAGCCAAAACCATTTACAAAACCGAAGGTCTAAGAGGGTTATACCGAGGGTTAACCATCACGGTTCTAAGGGATGCACCGGCTCACGGGCTATACTTTTGGACATACGAGTACATGAGAGAAAAGCTACACCCTGGGTGTAGGAAAGGCGGTCAAGAGACGTTAAATACAATGCTTGTGGCAGGTGGGTTAGCCGGAGTTGCCAGCTGGATAGCGTGTTATCCGTTAGACGTGGTCAAGACTAGACTACAAGCACAGACAAAGGGTTCAATGAAGTATAGTGGGATTGTTGATTGTTTTAGGAAGAGTGTTGAGAAAGATGGTTATGGTGTTTTGACTAGAGGTTTGGGAACAGCGGTTTGTAGAGCTTTTGTTGTGAATGGAGCTATTTTTGCTGCATATGAGCTTTCTTTGAGGTGTTTGTTTAGTGGTGTTGGTAATGAGAGTATTCAGGCAGCTGAGAGTACACTGAAGGTTTCAGGatcttaggctccgtttggtttggtgtaaaacgttttcagtgcaaaatgatttttcgtggaaaacatttttcaagagAAAACTCAATTTCAAACTagcaacgtaaaatgattgaaagggGAAAATTCGTTTTCCACCCTACCAAACGGAACCTTAAGGTAGCAACA encodes:
- the LOC110786615 gene encoding mitochondrial arginine transporter BAC2, with product MQREINMEFWPEFLASSWGKEFVAGGFGGIAGVAAGYPLDTLRIRQQSSSSGGAINIFRRILATEGPSAFYRGMGAPLASVTFQNAVVFQTYALLSRACDKSVDDPREPPSYKGVALGGVGTGALQSLILSPVELLKIRLQLKQTTNVGPSTKNGPTKLAKTIYKTEGLRGLYRGLTITVLRDAPAHGLYFWTYEYMREKLHPGCRKGGQETLNTMLVAGGLAGVASWIACYPLDVVKTRLQAQTKGSMKYSGIVDCFRKSVEKDGYGVLTRGLGTAVCRAFVVNGAIFAAYELSLRCLFSGVGNESIQAAESTLKVSGS